GAAGAAGACCGTCTCCTTGACCTCACGAAAGAAAAAAGCGACGACAAGGCAATGGATGGACTTAATCGAAAAGATGGGAGGAACCATCCAATGATAAATGCTGATATTTGCTTTGGTCTACGTCCTTTAGATTCTGATGAGTTTGTCTGTATTGACGGCTATATTGTAGACCGTGAAGTAGTTCCTGCCTTTAACAACTTGAAGGAATCTCTTGCTCAATATGGCTTTGCCTTAAGGCTGGAATCCGCCTATCGCAATTTTGAAAAACAGCTAAGTATCTGGAATCGTAAGGCTTCCGGCCAGCTGAAACTTCTGGATGCTGCCGGCAAACCTATGGAACGTCCTGATGATGAAGAACAGCTGATGTATGCCATCCTGACCTGGTCTGCGTTACCTGGGGCTAGCCGCCACCATCTAGGAACGGACCTGGATGTGGTGGATGGCAAGGCCTGTCCCGACGGATACGAAGTCCAGCTGACTCCTGCGGAATGTGACGGCATGTTCGCTCCCTTCCATCAGAAACTTACGGAACTGATGGATGCAGGGGAATCCTTCGGCTTTAGCCGCGTGTTTGTGCCGGGGCGAGGAAAGATCCAGCCAGAAAAGTGGCATATTGCCCATTTGCCTACATCTAGAAAGTATCTGGAGAATTTCTCCCTGGATGGACTCAAGAAGATTTACGAGCAAACCCATATCGCCTGCAAGTCCGCCTTGCTGGACAACTTGGATCAGCTGGCGAAAGATTTCATTTACCCCTACTTTATCTAGTTATGAATTTGGATGCAAAAACTCGAGGTATTCTCCACTTGCCTCTAGAAGTATATGGTGAATCTGTCATGGGTTCGTCTCTTCGTTACATTCCATGTAAAGGGAAGTGCCGCCTACTGGTATTTGCTGGCATTCACGGGGAAGAACCTGAGTCCACTTTTTTGTTAAGTCGGTGCTTGAGGGCCTTTTGCGAACCTTTTCAGGATATTGCCTTTGTCCTCTGTGCCAATCCCGATGGTATGACTCTGGGAACTCGCGGGAATGCCAATGGGGTGGACTTGAATAGAAATTTCCAGACTTCCAATTGGACTGCGGGGGAGGTCCTTTCCCGCTCCGTTCTTGAGGCTTCTCGGGACACGGTTTTGTCCGCAGGAAACCCTGCTGGACCGGAACCTGAAGTGGCAGCCCTGATGCGCCTTGTGGAAACCCTCCAACCGGAAAGCGTCCTGTCCATTCATGCTCCCATCGGGTGTGTTGATGCCCCTGTTCGTACCCCGCTGGTGGATGGCCTATGTAAGGCCTTTAACCTTCCGTGGATGCCGGATATAGGATATCCTACTCCAGGAAGCTTTGGAACCTGGTGTAAGGAACGACGTCTTGAATGTGTCACATTGGAACTTCCTAGAATGTCTCTGGAGGCTCTCTTCGATCGTTATGGAACCTCGTTCATAGACTTCCTGACTCAGGTTTAGTGAATAAAAAAAATCCGGGGTAAACCCGGATTTTTTGTTTAGCAGTAATCTACGGAAAATTAGTGCTTCTGTTCTTCCTGTGCTTCGGCAATAATCTTCTTGCGGTTGGCAAGACCGAGGCTAAAGCCGATAGTCAGGTAGCTGGCCATGAGGATCAGGAGGTATTCGGTAATGAACGGAACCTTGGGGGAAACGAACATGAAGCCGGACACATAGGTGATCACAATCAGGACAATCTGGAAGATATTCAGAGCCTGGCTCTTGCGGGGCTGAAGCTTGGGCAGGAACAGGGGGCTCACCATCAGGAGGCCGGTAACCAGCATCACCATCAGGGGGAGGAAAATCAGGGGGCTATCGGTGTTTTCAAAAAGGCCATGGCTCTTGAGGAACACGATCAGGATAGCGTTGATTGCGCCAGCGAAGGTGGAGGGCAAACCAGAGAAGTGATGGTGGTAGGTGTCGGAGTCACATGCGTTGTACTTGGCAAGACGCATGGCTGCACACAGAACGTAAATGGAAAATACCACAATCAGCAGGACGCCGTTTTCGCCAAACCACTGCGGAGCAAGGCTGCGGTAACAGAAGAAAACCGTGAATGCAGGGGCTAGACCGAATGCGATCAAATCTGCCAGGCTATCGAACTGAGCGCCGAATTCGGAGCTTGCGTTGACCAGGCGGGCTGCAAAACCGTCCAGTTTGTCCAGTAGGACGCAGAGGACGATGAAATAGGAACCCATGCGGATAGGGTCTGCCTGAGTAAAAGTAGTGAAAGCGCCTGTTGCCCAACAAATAGCGAAAACGCCCAGCAAGAAATTCATGCTAGTGAATGCGTTAGGCAAAATAAAACGGGACTTTCCCATCATAAACCTCCATCATTAGATGTCGGGGTAAAAATAGATAATTATTGGCAAAATGAACAAAAAAACGCCCCAAAGGAGCGTTTTTCTGAAAGTTTACAGAACTAATGGCTCTTATTTAACCGGTTTGATTTCCCAGAGAGCCTTTACACCTGCAGCCACAACCAGATTCTGGGGAGGGGCATAGGGATTTTCTTCGGTGGGGAAGTTAGTCCAGTGCTTGGTAGAGAACTGGTAGAACTGGGTGGGGCGGTACATAACAGGCAATACCGGAATGGTTTCCATAAAGATCTTGTTCAGTTCACGATAGGCTGCTGCAAGTTCCTTCTCGTTGGTGAGGACAGGAATCTGTGCCATTAGTTTGTTTGCATTGTCATTCTTGTAACGGCCCTGGTTTGCGAAGGTTTCTTCGCCCACTGGCTTGTAGGCGGCAATGCCCATGATCTGTTCAAAACGGCACCAGGGGGAGGCGGCGGAAAGTTCGGCGGTCTGTGTTTTCATTGCCAGATCAAAGGTCCCGAGACGGAGGTCCTTGTCCCAGACGCTGTAGTCCACAAACTTCTCCTCGGCAGTAAGACCGATTTCGTGGAAGGATTCTACAACAACCTTGATGGCGTCTTCCCAGTCAGTCCAGCCCTGCGGGCATTCAATAGAAATGCTGCGGACGGGAGATCCCTTCTTGTCAAGAAGCTTGTCTGTTTCATCCCAGCTATAGCCTGCTTTGGACAGGATTTCCTTTGCTTTTGCAACGTCAAAGCTGTAACCGAAAGCTTCTGCATCTTCCTTGACGAAATATTTGGATTCCGTCCCGAAGGGCAGGATGAAGCCCGGCTGCATGGCCGGAGAGTAGTTGGAAATGGCGCGGGACTTGATCTTTTCGAAATTAATGGAATGAGCCAGTGCGCGACGGAAGTCTACGTCGTTAAACGGGGGATTCTGCTGTGCAATGAAAAGGGTGGTAATGGATCCCGGCTGGTGGTACGGTTCGTTTCGGCTCCAGGCACGGATGCTGTCTCGAGCCTTTTCCCAAATACGGGGCAGGAATACGGAGGAAATATCCAGATGCCCCTTGGTCATTGCACTATTAAAGTGGTTGTTTCCGTTGTACAGGGAATGGATAATGAAACGCGGTGCAGGCTGCTTACCGTCGTGATGGACGTTGCCCCAGTAGTTGTCGTTACGGACGAGAACAATCTGGTCAGGAGAATAAGTCTTGATGTTGTACGGTCCGGAAACGAGCGGGGTGGAATCGTTCTTGAATTCCAGAACCTTCGCCATGTCGTAACCCTTGCCGGACTTGGAGGCCTGGACCAATGGTTCAAAGACCGCTTTAGGAAGAATAGAGGTTTCAGCTAAGGCGTTCAAGATGATGAGCTGGTTCTTGTTCTTGCCATAGTGGAACGTGATGTTGTTGTTTCCGTCGTCGGTAATCTTGCTGAGGATGTTCCAGTTACCATGGCGGGGGGTGGGGAGAATGGAATCGATGCGGAACGTGTAGATGACATCGTCTACGGTTACCGGAGTACCGTCGCTCCACTTTGCTCGAGGATCCAAATGGACCGTGATGGAACTTTCGTTGCTGGTGTAGCTGTCTGCCAGCATAGGTTCAAGTTCACCACTTAACTGGTTGTGTGCCAGCAACGCCTCGTACATCAGACGGACATTTCCGTCAATGGGGAAGTTGGGGTCGTAATCTAACGGATTGAAGGTTGTAGGGGGAGCCCAGTCGAAACCACCGATATAAAGCGTTTCATTACGGGGGTAATCAGGGTTGGTTACCTCGGCGGTTTCCTTCTTTTCTTCTTCACAAGCTGTAAACGCCATTGCAACACTTGCAGTGACTACACACTTTGCAAAAAAATTCATGTATTCAGTTAGTTTGCTCATCATCCTTTCCCACTTGGGTTATTCAATTGAAATTTAGTGAGATTTTTTCCAAGAAACCATACAAATTTTATTTACAACACGAAAAAAGCACCTTTTTAGGTGCTTTTTATTCCTTTATAGGGAAAAACCATAAAGAATTCGTTTTGGAGATGCGCTGAACAATGTGTTGTTCATAATGAAAGGGGTTCCTGATCCGCCAGGAGTGCTGTAGTGCCTGGCTATTTTCCCGTCTTTCATGTTGACGGAGATGATTTCAGAGCCTTGGTCTAACCATATTTCGTTGCCTTTTACGAAAGGCTGTGAAAAGACCGAGTTTTTTCCGCTAAATTTCCAGATGGGTGCTCCTGATTCCGAATAAAGTAACATGGACTGGTTTGCCAAGTTGACAAGGATTCCTGTGTCGCCGTTGTTGTTTACAATTTGCATGGTGGAAACCGGGGAATCCGTTAAAACCTGGAGGGGGGCTGCTTCTGGATGCTTGATGTTTTGGATGAGAATCTTGTTTGCTGTGGTTGCAAATACAAGAGAGGAATCTCCTTGCCCGATATGAGTGATGTTCCCGTTCAGTTTCTTGGAAAAGGTCTCGTTAGAAATACCGGAATTATCATCGACGATAAGGAGATTTCCTTCCTGGCTGCATAAATAAATTTTGTCGTTGTCCTTGGACATGAGGAACGGACCTGAGAATACCTTTCGAGACCAGGCTTGCTTATTATCGGAACGATTTACCTTCAGAAGGAATCCATTCCAGGTAGAAACGAAGATGGCGTTGTCGAAAATCTTGATGTCAAAAGCTTTTCCCGGTAGCTGGATATTGGTTGCTGTAGAGGTCTTGTTCAATTCATAGAGGGACATGTTGTATTTGGTGGCGATGGCGATGGAATTCTCGTCATGTCCAATAACCGGGTTGAAGTCTAGCTTGCCTATATTCTTCATCCAACGGATCTCACCATTGTCCGGATTGATACTGAAGATTTGACCTGCGGCCGGATCAATGGTGTATAGGTTCTTCTTTCCACCAAAGAATTGTGGGTATAACGTTTTAGGAGAGATGGGAAGTTGGCTTACGAATTTTGCCCCGATGGACTTGCTGTAACGCTCCAGAATCAGGTGTGCTGTCTTTGGATTGCCTGTGGATAGGCGGACTGCCTCTGCCCAGGCTTGCTGAACGGATTTCTCGCTTGCCTCCTGGTGTTCCAGGTAAAGTGCTCGCAGATACCATCCCTCGGCATTGCCAGGTTCCATTTTGAAAAGAGTATCCAGGGTGATGCTTAGGGAATCCCACTGCTCGTTGTCCATATAGTTGGATGCTTTCTTTGCGATTTGGCTAGAGAGGAGTATTTTCTTTCCGTAATATCTGGGAGAAAGGGCCTGCAGTTTTGTGTCGCCAAAGTTCAAGTAGATTGCATCATCGGTGTGGATCGGTTTTGTTTCAATGGCCTTGGTAAAGCTGTAGAACCATATGGGGCGTAATAGGGTGTCTACGGTAACGATGGATCCTTCTGCAGAGAACAGCCCCAAGGTGCCCTGGGATAGAGGGTTCATAATGGCAGTTTCTGTAAGGACGGATGCCTTTATGAATCCGTTGCGCTTGTCCAAAAGACTCAGCCTTCCGGAAGACTCCAGAATAGCAATGCTGTTTTCGAACTGGATAATGTCTTCTACAGTTCCTACGGATATTTTCCATAGGGGATTGCTTGTGCCCTTTGGGGAGTAGCAGTAGAATTTATTTCCGGAAACCAGATAGATCAATTTCTTTTCGACTAATACTTTTGTGATTGCGTCAAAAAGAGATAGAGTCCTTGTTTCGATGCCTGTTTCTGCAGAAATCAAGTGCAGTGAATTGTCTGGACAATTCAGCGCATAACTCTTCGTGGGACCATAATAGCCTTCAATGGAACAATTGCTGTATTTTTCGGGAATGGTAATCTTGGTCCCGTTCAAGTTAATGATGGAAAGTCCCTGGCTGCTCTGGACTAAAACGCGATTGTCCTGCTCGAAGAAATCTGTAATGTCGCTGGTTTCATAATTGCGGCTCAACTTTCCTGAATGGAATGAAGTGAAATGCAAACTGTCTTCAGAGGCTGTTTTATGCCAAATGCCTTGAGAATTTATCTGGTAGATTTCGGATTCATTCCCGATGGTGGAAGGAATGTCCTGAAGACCTGCTGTACTTAGTTTTTTGATGGAACCGTTTTTGAGTAATAGGTAAGTAGGATCCTGACCAAAAATTTTTCGAATGGGGCTGGGCAGTATTAAGGGCTTCTGGAGAAGTCGCTCAGCCTGGTTGCTGGTATAGGCTTCTCGTTCTGCAAGCCAGTAGGCGAGATTAGTCTTGTTGGTATTGACGAGACTTTGGTTGTAGTAGAAATTTGCGGATTGCCTATTGTTGGACAACTCCTGGATTTTTCCTAGATAGAAATAGGCTTGTTCCTTGTCGTTCTGGTCTCCATCTTTCGCAACCTTTTCAAGAAGGCTTGTTGCGTTTACAAAGTCGCCCTTCATTTCGAAAAGGTAAATTGCTTCCTGGATGGATGCGTCCATCTTGCTTGCCAAAGCTGTTCCCAGACATAGCAGTACGTAGACCAGGACTGTGATGACCTGGTTTCTGCGTCGTGATGCTATGTGCTTTACATTAGACATTGAACTTGTAACCTGCTCCACGTACGGAAAGGATAATTTTGGATTGCTCATCGCAAAGTTTCTTGCGGAGAACCACAATGTGGTTGTCTACTACGCGGGTAGAAGGCATACTGTCTTCGGAATAGCCCCAAATGTCTCGAAGCATGTCTTCACGCATGACTACTTCGCCTCGATGAATCCAGAAGTATTTTAAAGTCTGATATTCGCGTGCAGTAAGATCCAGAGAGGTTCCGCCCTTGGTGGCGGTATACTTCTTGAAGTCGATATGAATGTCCAGGAAGTCGATTTCATCAGGACCATTTTCAGTTTCTGCAGCCTTGGGCAAATCAAGTCTTCTCAAGAAAGCCTTGACTCGTGCAAGAAGTTCCAGGATGGAGAATGGCTTGGTGACATAGTCGTCTGCACCAATTTCCAGACCTGCAACTTTACTGGCTTCTTCTGTTTTGGCGGTAAGCATAATGATAAAGGTTTCCGGATGCTTGTTACGGATGTAACGGCAAACTTCAAAACCGCTCTTCTTGGGAATCATCAGGTCAAGAAGAATCAGGTGGGGTTCGAACTCATCAACCTTTTGGATTGCTTCATCGCCATCGGCCGCTGTTTCCACGATGTAGTTTTCCAGTTCGAAGTTGTCTTGCAACCCCAAACGGATAATTTCTTCGTCTTCAACAATTAGAATTTTGTTCTGCATTCTACTCCGCCTTCTTAAAACGTACCGTAAATGTGGAACCCTTACCTAGCTTACTTACAAGGGAAATGGTTGCACGGTGTGTTTCAGCTACTCTCTTGACGATGGCGAGACCAAGGCCAGAACCCTTTGTGCTTCGGGTCATTTCGTCGCCAACTCGATAGAAATCATTAAATATATTTTTTTGTTCTGAAGTGTCAATTCCTACGCCGGAATCCGTAACGGAAAAGACAACCAGATTATCTTCGCTATAAGTTTTTACAGAAACTTCACCTGAATTTGTGTACTTAATAGCATTTTCAATCAAGTTCTGTGCAAGACTGTAAAGGGCTGTGTAATCGCCCATCACCAGACAGCAGGGCTCAAAGGTTGCCTGCATTTTTAAACCCTTTTCGGTTCCAATACTTTCCACTGCTTCGTAAACTTTCTGAGCGCAAATGGAAAAGTCAATCCTTTCCCATTTGAAAGCGTCGGAACCGTGTTCCATACGGGTGTAGTTCAGAATCGCTCCAATTAAGTTTTCGAGACGAGAGGCTTCTTTGCCGATGAGGGTGGAGTATTCCTGAATTTTTTCCACCTTCTGGACTCGACCTCTAGCCATCATTTCGGAGAACATCTTGATAGAAGTAAGCGGGGTCTTTAATTCGTGGGAAACGCTGGAAAGAAAGTTTGCCTTCATGGAAAGCAGCTTTCGTTCCTGGGTGATGAAACGGAACATAAAGACGGAACCGAAAATGACCGTGATGAGGGCGAATAGCATCAGCCCGTACATCAGGAACATCCTGTGACGGGTTTCTTTCTGAATGGCCTGGGTATCCTTTTCGTACAAGGTCATTTCCCAGCCCATAGGCTCATTTATGATAGTCTGGCTAACAACATTTGCACTATCCAGTTCCGTTCCCAGGACCTTCCTTTCGTCGCGATCGGTTATCACAAAGGGAATGTTCTTCCAACTTTTTGCAGCAAGTCTTACGCGGGTTCTTAAGCGGGATCTGTAAGCATCTTTATCCAGTTTTGCAAGAACTTGCTGATCGCCGGAGAGGAAGGGGTATGCCATTTTGAGAAGGATGATGTCGTTATTTTGACGGAAGAGAATTCCTTCTTTAGGAGACACGGCTTCTTCTAGAACATCCTGGAAGAACCCCTTGTTCTTGGAGAGGATGTCCATGTAGCCCAGCTGACGGTTGAAGTTTTCTCGCAGGTTCCAGAATGCCTCACGTTTTTCCTGAGAGAGATTTTCAAAGGATAGAATCTGGGTGAAGGCGGATTCAAAGAAAAATTTGGAAGAGGAAATGTCGTCAACGTCTTCGTTTTCCAGGAAGTCCTTCAGGATAGCGATACAGTAATCCTGGGCTTCCTGATGCTTTTTCTGTTCTACTAGGATGTCGAAATGCAGCAGGTTTACAGAACGAGTCAAGTCTGTGGTCAAGTAGCCTTGCTGATGGGGATTGTTCTCAAGAATTTCCAGCAGTTCCAGAGCTTCTGGGTATTTCTTGGTTCGGTAGTAGAAACGAATCAATCCGAGAAGACTTTGAATCTGGTCGTCTCGATTTTCAAAGAAAAAGGCGGCGGGACGGAAACTTCTGGAAAGCCTGTTCAGGTAGGCTCTCTGCAACCGAGGGTCTTCTCCGTTTTCCTGTTCTGCCTGGAATAAATCTTTTTCTATGGAGGTGGGAACTGCTGTTGCAAAGTTGGTCTGTTTGTGGAATCTCTTAGAGGAAATATCCGGATAAATTAGATTTCCCTTATTAAAAAGGAAAATGGCTTCAATTCCTTCTACGGATTTGAATTCGGTCTCGTGCCTGAAGTCCAGCATGTGCTGCGGCTGTTCGTAAAGGAATAGGGAGGCCGTCTTGATTTCCTGGAAGATTTTCCTTTCTTCACTGGCGATAGCGTCTTCGATTTCTTCCTGAAAAGAAATTCTGCTTTCGTCAAAGTCCTTTTGTGCAAGAAATTTTTCGTTCTGAATATTTCTAAAACTCAGAAACGAAAGAATTGCGGTGGGCAAGATAATGCCCCCCGCAAATAAGAGGATGAAAAGGAGATTGTTCCTGGAAACCTGCACGTTCAACCAGAAGGTTTACTTGGCGATGGTTGCGTTATGGGTTACAGAAACTCTATGACCGACTTCGATTCTACGATTGTTGGAGTAGATTTCGCGAATCAGGATGGCTGCTTCGTTCTCGTTTGCGCGAACTACCACGCCGCGGCCAAGGAGATGGGGCGGAATGCTGGGGTCAGAGTTGTCGATTTCCCACACAGCTACAGCATTGCCACTGTTATAGCCCTTTGCAGAACCCTTGTCAATCAGCACGTAAGAGTAGGCGCCGATAATTAGCATGGGGTCCAATGCGTAGGTAATGGCTGCCATGGAATCTACCTTGGCATTCTGTTCCTGTTCGTAACCGCTCACGTTGATAACGTTCAGAGGTTCCTTCAGTTTTGCCTTGGACTGGTTAATCTTGATTTCACGGAAGCTCTGGACCACTTGAGCTCTAGAGAGCGTGTCGCCAATGGCGGTAATCTTTGCTACACCGGAGAGACGGAGCAAGGCTTTCTTTTCGAAGTAGTTTCCCTTGTCGGTGGGAATGTTGATAGATTTTGCTTCGTAGATATCTACCAAGTCGCCTTTCTTTAGACCCTCCTTGGTCTTCTTGCCAATTCCCACTACGATTTCACTTTCGGGAATATGGATCAGAGGTTTCTTCTTTTCGCCGGAGCGGATGGAGAAGAAACGCTTGTCGTTGCGCAGGGAGTCAATGGTGTAAATCTCGGGTGCCAGAACCTGGTAGTAACCGTTAAAGATCTTAGGTGCTGGACGCTGCTTGTAGAAGTAGGAGTCTGCGTCCTGCTTCTTTGGTTTGTTTTTCTTGTCCTTGGAACGCAGGTCGCCCAGCATGGATTCAAATTCATTGTCTCTGCCGTCACCCTGGTCGCAGCCTACTGCTGTAATGCCCTTGGGCAGGTTGGAGTCGGCAACTGCGGCGTCGCAAGGATACTTCTTCTTGGAAGGATCTACTCTCAGAACATTTTCTTCACGGACGCTGTCGCCGAGATACAGGGAGTCGCCCGGATAAATCCAGTGAGGATCCTGGATGTGACGGTTGTTTTCCCAAAGGTCCGGCCAGGCAAAGGGGTCGTTGAGGAATTCGTCGCTCAAATCCCAAAGGGTATCGCCTTCCTTGATAATATAGGCGGAAGCTATCAGGGCGGTAAGGCCGAGGCAAATGGAAGCACTCTTCAAAAAATGCATAGTTAACCCTAAGTTGTTGACTGATATAGAGAAATTTAACCTTTTCTTTGCTTGAACGTCGGAATTTCCTGCCTGAAAATCGATTTCTGGGCTGTTTTTGCGCCAGAAACGCGTTCTTGTGGACGTTGGACGTTTCTAGAGCGAGATTTTGTGGCAGGATTTTGACCCAAAATGCCTGCACGGTCGGGAACAAGCAAGAATAGAACTTCGAACTTTCCTGAGCCAGGTTCCAGATACAAGGGAATGCTCTTGCGCAACATGTAGCCTTCGCTACGGAAACGCTTGATTTCCTTGCCTGCTACTTCCAGATTGCCTGTCTGGAGAAGAATTCTTTCCGGTCGGGCCATAGCGATTGCTGCTTCGACGCCGGCTGCTAGGGTTTCTTCTGCCGGAAGGTTCAGGTAGAAGGTCCAGCGACCTTCGTTTTCCGGTTTGTTAAAAAACTTGTTGAAAAATTCTGCTTCCACATGTCCACGATGGAACTTCATGTTTTCGCTAATGGAATTTCTGCCGTTCAGCCTGGAGGAAATCATGGCGAATTCCCTACAGTCCATGGAGTCCACTCTCTTGAAAAGACCGGAGAGGGCGGCACTTACGAAACTGGAACCAGAATAGAATTCAAAGAAACAGTCTTCAGGATTGGGGTGGATCGCTCCTTCAATGCGCTTGGGCAGTTGGAACCAGGCGTCCTTGATTCTGGGCGCCCAGTCCATGACGTGCATCTGGATGCCCGTGTCGCCAATAGGGAGGAATTCACTTCCGAATGCAGTCTTGGTCTCGATGTGCATATTTGCAATGCCTGCGGGATCGAATAGGCCGTCAGGTACGCATTGGACGTGGTGGCAACTGATGATCTCGGGGCAGTTTCTTTCCAGAAAGTCTACAAAAGTCTTGTAGCCATGAGCAGAATTACGTCCCTTCAGATTAATCTGCACTAACAAGGCGAAACGTCCATCACCGGCTGCACGGAACCAAATCTGGCGGAGAGCCTTCTTGAAAATATGAAGGTGTTCTTTTTTCAGCTGCTCCATGATATGGTTCACCACTTCCGGAGTCTTCATTTCGGCAGCGGGAGCTTCCACGGTAAATACTTCGTGCTCGCCTCGGAGCGTCTTGATGATACGCCAGTCTGCGTTTTCCGGATTTACGTCTGCCGTAAACCAGGCCTGAATCTTGCCGGGAATTTTCTCGGTTTCTGCCCAGGCAACAAGCTGTTGCTTGATGTCTTCAAATGTGGGAATGACCTTCTGGACTTTCTCTGCAGGAGCCTTTTCTCTTAGAGGCTCTCTCTGGGAGTCTCTTTGGAATCCTTTCTGGAAACCTCTTTGGGAATCGGCGACAGGACGTCTCGGAGCAAAATTCTTCTTAGGCTTATACATAATACTTAGTTTGTTTTGAAATTAAACGTAGAACCTGGGGTAAATCCAGGAACACTCGCGGGCCAGCATCTTGGGGAATTCACGGAAGTTTCCGTTGATCTGGTACATATTCAAGCTGCCTTCCACGGGCTGTAACTTCATAACGGAGTCCGCACGGGCTTCCAGATAGGGGTATTCATCCAAGTTGCAGCTGGAAACCACTGCACATCCTGTGAGGGCGATGATGGTATCGATCATCTGCATCAAGATTTGGTGGGGAGCGCCGTTCAGTCGAGTGGACTTGGGGTTGTGAAGTACTGCAGAAATGGGGTCAATGACCACCACCTTGTAGTCATGGTTCTCAAGTTTCTTGGCACCCTGGATACGCTTTGCAATGAGCTGTGCTGTCTCGATGGGGGAGAGGGCTGTGCCGCGTAAGTTCAGGAAACCGAATTTTGGAGTACTTGCGGTAAGGTCGCGCTTTGCGCCCAGCAAGTGCAGTCTGTTCAGGAATACGGACTTTGTCAGTTCAAAGTTTACGAAAAGT
Above is a window of Fibrobacter sp. UWR4 DNA encoding:
- a CDS encoding cell wall metabolism sensor histidine kinase WalK, whose amino-acid sequence is MPTAILSFLSFRNIQNEKFLAQKDFDESRISFQEEIEDAIASEERKIFQEIKTASLFLYEQPQHMLDFRHETEFKSVEGIEAIFLFNKGNLIYPDISSKRFHKQTNFATAVPTSIEKDLFQAEQENGEDPRLQRAYLNRLSRSFRPAAFFFENRDDQIQSLLGLIRFYYRTKKYPEALELLEILENNPHQQGYLTTDLTRSVNLLHFDILVEQKKHQEAQDYCIAILKDFLENEDVDDISSSKFFFESAFTQILSFENLSQEKREAFWNLRENFNRQLGYMDILSKNKGFFQDVLEEAVSPKEGILFRQNNDIILLKMAYPFLSGDQQVLAKLDKDAYRSRLRTRVRLAAKSWKNIPFVITDRDERKVLGTELDSANVVSQTIINEPMGWEMTLYEKDTQAIQKETRHRMFLMYGLMLFALITVIFGSVFMFRFITQERKLLSMKANFLSSVSHELKTPLTSIKMFSEMMARGRVQKVEKIQEYSTLIGKEASRLENLIGAILNYTRMEHGSDAFKWERIDFSICAQKVYEAVESIGTEKGLKMQATFEPCCLVMGDYTALYSLAQNLIENAIKYTNSGEVSVKTYSEDNLVVFSVTDSGVGIDTSEQKNIFNDFYRVGDEMTRSTKGSGLGLAIVKRVAETHRATISLVSKLGKGSTFTVRFKKAE
- a CDS encoding LysM peptidoglycan-binding domain-containing protein; this translates as MHFLKSASICLGLTALIASAYIIKEGDTLWDLSDEFLNDPFAWPDLWENNRHIQDPHWIYPGDSLYLGDSVREENVLRVDPSKKKYPCDAAVADSNLPKGITAVGCDQGDGRDNEFESMLGDLRSKDKKNKPKKQDADSYFYKQRPAPKIFNGYYQVLAPEIYTIDSLRNDKRFFSIRSGEKKKPLIHIPESEIVVGIGKKTKEGLKKGDLVDIYEAKSINIPTDKGNYFEKKALLRLSGVAKITAIGDTLSRAQVVQSFREIKINQSKAKLKEPLNVINVSGYEQEQNAKVDSMAAITYALDPMLIIGAYSYVLIDKGSAKGYNSGNAVAVWEIDNSDPSIPPHLLGRGVVVRANENEAAILIREIYSNNRRIEVGHRVSVTHNATIAK